ACGCTTATTCAGATGGTTTCATAGCAGGTTATAAAGCCTACAAAGAAAGTCTTTCAGATGTCACAACAAACGAGAATGGCTTTGTTGACCTCGGCTTGCCAAGTGTCACAATGTGGGCTAATGACTTCATCAAGGACGAGAACGAAAGAGCTCTGATACTCCCGTATCAGAAAGCTCTTGACTTTACTATCCCAACCGAACAGCAATGGCGTGAGCTAATGACAGAATGTCGGTTTGCACATAACCACGAAAGAATTAATAATCCGGGAAGCTACACATATTACTATCGCTGTTGGATTGTTTGTACTGGCCCCAATGGGAATAAAATAACCTTCGACTGCATCTCTTGCGAGGACAAAGGCGGTCTAAATAATCGTACTTCTGCATTTTGGCTACAAAACGGCATGATAGCAAGATACAATGACTCTGATTCGAATGTTGAAATCTTAACCGATTTTTCCGGGTACAGAAAAGGCATCCGACTCGTAAGAAACAACAAATCATAATAGTAGAAATCAAATCGCCATCCTTGTAGCGGTACGACAGAGCGGAAGCAGGTGTTGTTATTCGCCACTTCACAGAGCCAATCCTTATCCTCACGGCTCATTCGCTCGCCACTATTAAGCTTTGCTCTCAGGAGATATATAGAGCTGTCACTAAGGCTTTCCAATGGGGGTGCGTCCCAATGGACGAACTTGGTAGCCAACGCCTGCTCACTTTGTTCAAACTCAGAACTTATGCGGTAATGAGAGGAGGAGCTATATCCTTTTTCTTTCGTTGATGATGTCATGTTTACTTTCTGCTTATTCATAAGAGACCTTTTTTTATGCGTTCAAAGATCGGAGTATGCTGATTCCTTTTTTCAAGCAAAAACAAGGTAGCGGGGCGAGACTTACACAAAGTTTTGGCGGAAAATACTACCCGAAGCAAACAGCATAGGTGTGGAGATGGCTTGTTTGTATTCTCCGAAATCTACTACCTACATGGCTGGGCTGCCAGAATAGATGGTGTGGACGCAAAGCTCCTCCGATCCGACTACCTACTGCATGCACCTGCAGTACCTGCCAGCAAGCACCAAATCGTACTCTCCTTTCATTTCCAATCCCTGAAGATCACAAAGTCGATCTCCCGAGGAACAAGTGCCCTGCTGGCGACAATACTCACGGCGCACCCAGAGTAGCCCCAAAAAGTTGCCCCCCCCAAAAACAAGCCAACCATCCCCCCGATAAATTGCCACTATCCGCAAAAAGTTTCGCTTCTATCCGTGAAACTCTAAGCCCTCCTCAGACATCTAATTCTCAATCATTCCTGGGGAGGGCTTTTTGGCAACCTATCGCACGCTTATTTTCCTTATCGGATCCCTCAAAAGCCCCGTCTAAAAAAATCTCAGAAAACTGTAGTCTCATGCAGAGGAGACTCGATTAGGACGCACTAAAAAGGCAAGCAACGCCACGCACTCCGAGAGATCTACCTAGATCATGCCAACAGAGCCCACCAAAAACGGGGAAAAACAACAACTGTCAGGTATTTTCCACCCAACGGGATTGTTTTACCTTTGTGCATTGATCGGAAACACGAGAGATACAACACATGAAAGCTTACCACTTTGCTCTTATTCTTCTCATTCTTGCTCCCCTAAGAGGATTTGGGCAAGACAGCTTGATGATGTATCACGAGCTAGACGAAGTGGTTGTCACGGCCACCCGGACCCCAAAGAAAATATCGGACTCTCCAGTACTCACGCAAGTCATCTCACGCAAACAGATCGAGAGACAAGGCTGGATGGACATCAAGTCCCTCCTACAAGACGAGATACCAGGTCTCTCATTTAGCGAAGTGGGATTTGGCACAAGCATCAACCTACAAGGGCTTGGAGCCAAGCACATATTATTCTTGATCGATGGGGAACGGATCGCCGGCGAGTCGGGCAACAACATCGACTACACCCGATTGAACCTCAACAATATTGAACGCATCGAGATCGTACAAGGTGCTGGATCGGCACTCTACGGCTCACAAGCGATGGGCGGTGTGATCAACATCATCACACGCAAGCCAACCGACCGACTAAGTCTAGGTGTGGACCTGAGATGGGGGACGAGGTTTCAAAAAAACTACTCCCACATAGAGCCTGATGACAAATACCGGTACTACAAGACAAGGACAGACATGCCAAATACCGACGGCGCACTGACCATCGGGTACAAAAAGAAAAGCTGGAGCACCCAGACCGTACTCTCAATGCAAACCAAAGATGCCTACAACATCTACGACAAAGCCGGTAGCACCATATACTACCCCGAGCTCAACAAAACGGTCACCAAGGAGAAAAGCTCCACACCTACCAACATTTCTGGGTTCACCACAATGACTGCCAAGCAGACCTTGTCGTGGACCCCCATCAAGGCACTGACCCTGACTGCACAAGGCAACTACTACTCCAAGCGCGTACATGACCTCTACCTGGACAACAAGCACGAGTACAACCGAGACCTCTCCGGACTCTTTTCTGCAAAATACACCCTACCCAACGGTGATACTTGGGAAGCAAATATCCACGGAGACAGATATCGCAGATACACCATATTCGAGCAAAAAAAGATGCAAAAACAGCTCGTCTACACGCACACAGTCCTCCAGCCCAATATTTCGTACAGATGGACCATAGGCAATGACCATGAACTGATCACCGGAGCTGAATACCTACGGGAAGTACTCTATGCGGATAAGTTTAGCAAAGATGGACTGACAGCCCGAGCACAGGGGGCTTACGCTCTATTTGTCCAAGATGACTGGAAAATACCGGGGACCTCACTGAGCATGATCAGCGGGCTAAGGGTAGACTATAACAAAGGGTACGGCATCAACTTCTCCCCAAAATTGGCTCTACTTTACAAGGTGTCACCCTTTACCATCCGGCTAAACTACGGTCGCGGCTACCGATCCCCAAGTATCAAAGAACTCTACATGGACTGGGACCACCTCGGTATGTTTTGGATCTACGGCAACAAACAGCTCAAGCCGGAGTCCAACCACTACCTCTCTCTGACGACAGAGTACACACATCCCCAACTGTATGTGATGCTCTCGGGATACTACAACTTCTTCACCAACAAGATCGAGGGTATCTGGTCCGAAGACCAAAAAGAGCTCCACTACCGCAACATCTCCAAGTCCACACTCGCAGGTGTTCAAATCCAGATGCGCATCAGGCCACTCATCAGCCTGCCCCTACAGATCCACCTGGCATCGCACTACCTGCACCCTTTCTTTCACGACGGAGTGAGACTCACTTCCCAGGCACCGATCTCCGGGACCGGACGAATCGAGTACCTACAGTACTGGGGCAACCACCGGCTGGCACTCAATATCAGTGCATCAGTAATGGGAAAGAAAATCCTATCTGGACTGACAACCATCGAGGACGAAGGAATCCAAAAAGAGACTCCATACCGAATAACCATACCGGGCTACGCCCTAGTACGGTCGACCATCGCCTACACCCACCCAAAGTGGGGCACACTCACCATAGGGGTAGATAACATTCTCAACTACCAAGCAGATGTTGTCTCCTTCAACTCCTATGCCGGCCCCGGTCGAAACTTATTCATGTCCTACCACTTCAACCTATAAAAACAACTGTCACTATTACCTATTAAAGAGATGAACAAAACAAAATGCATGCTCGCACTGATCAGTGCCCTGGTGCTGTCATTGGGCATCGTCTCCTGCGGAGACAACAAGCCAAACGCACCATCCTCAAAAAACAAAAAGACCTACACGCAGAGCCGACGTTGCAAAGGAGAGCTCGGGAAAGACTGGATCTACTTCAGCTTCGCCACTGGCAAAGAGGTGCCCGGAATTGACGAAACCAACTTCAAGGAACGTACCGACTGGGACATTGCGATCCACTCATTTTACTTCCGAGCCAACTGCGGCACATCCGGCAAAGGCAAAGGAGGGGCTCTCATGACCAACCAGACAAGCCTATCCGCAGTGAAAGAAGCCCCCACCGAAGGCTACATCGTGGACGAAGCAATCACCATATTGGGCTGGAAAGGCGAACTGATAAAAGCCGAAGTATCCGGCAACCCCGAGCTCAACAAAATGATCGGATTCAGTGGTCCACCCCCAAAATACACTCCCTCGGACAATATATTCATCATCCGAACAGCCGACGGGAAATACGCCAAAGTCAAGATGATTAGCTACATAGACGACAGTGGCAAGAGCGGTATCGTCTCCTTTGACTACGTCTACCAACCCGACGGCTCCACCAAGCTAGACTAGGAGATCCGGACGAAATAGGACAGACAGCATCTCAGGTGCGACATCGCACCTGAGATACTCTTTGTATGACGGGCATGTCATACCGAAAGTCGGTCAGAAAACTTCCGTTTCCCGACCTACTCGATTGTAAAACAAAAAACCAAAATGAAACGCTCTCGATACACCCTCCTAAAAGGATGGCACAAGTGGATCTGCCTAGTCATCACCATACTCGTACTAGGCTTTGCTGGATCCGGCATCGTCCTAAACCACAGAGACCTGGTGTCGGGTATTGACCTACCCCGCTCCTGGCTACCCAAGGCTTACCACTATAAATCCTGGAGCGGTGGCAGCCTCACCGGGAAGATCCGAGCGACCCCTGATGAGGAGTGGATCTATGGAGCCACCGGAGTATGGGCTTACAACCCACAGCTAAAAAGCTACGACAGCCGGAGCGATGGACTAGACCCTGCTGCCGACAGGAGGTCGGTCCAAAGAGTAGTCCGGACAAACCGTGGCGACCTCTACGCCCTCACCGCATACAGCCTATACAAGTGGCAAGCCGACAAAAAGGAGTGGGCGAAACAACCGAAGCTTACACCCAAAAACGAACGCTTGGCAGATCTGGAAACGCAAGGCGACACCCTTGTTTTACTGAGCCGAAGCCACCTATACCTTATCTTTCCCTCTCAAGAATCCCCCACACTCGTAGACCTTCCCGCACCGGACGACTATGAGCCACGGGTATCGCTATTCAGCACTATCTGGCAGATACATAGTGGAGCATTCTTTGGAACAATAGGACGACTAGTTGTTGACCTGATGGGAGTGGCACTCATCCTCCTCTCCATCACCGGCGTTTTGATCACCTTTGTCCCCAAAAAAGCAAAGGTGTGGAAGCAATTTCTCAAGGAACACAATAGGTGGGGCAAATGGTGCTTTTGGGGTTTGCTTTTTGTGACGATCACAGGCGCATTTCTACGTCCTCCGTTGATGATTACAGTCATCAAGGCACAGGTCCCGACCATTCCGGGAACAAACCTTTACAGCACTAACCCGTGGAATAACAAACTGAGAATGATCCGTCGCGATCCCATAACAAAAGAGTGGTTGCTATCGACCTCTCGGGGCTTTTATGCGCTGGAGCAGTTTGGAAAAGCCCCCAAGCGACTGACCGGCACTCCTCCTGTCAGTGTCATGGGACTCAATGTCTGGGAGTGGAGTGACCGAGACTCACTGTGGGTGGTGGGATCGTTCAGTGGAGCATTCAAATGGAGTCGACAAAAAGGGCAAGTCTACGATGCGCTGACAGGCAAGGCCTACACCGAATCCGGACGAAAAGGCATGCCCATCTTTGGGACCCCAATCAGTGGGTACACTATTGACTCTGACGGGAGAGAGCGATTCTATAGCTACTCCTCCGGTGAACTCCAAGCGGAGAACGCGACCGACACTATGCCACCAATGCCAACAGAGATAAGTCCCGGTAGAATTTCACTCTGGCATGCCGCACTTGAGTTGCATGTCGGCCGACTGTATGGGAAAATACTCGGTCCGCTCCAGCCTCTATACATATTCCTTTCGGCCCTACTCCTCACCTTAGCTTTGGTCACTGGATGGATGCTCTACAGACGGTATCACCGGAGAAGAGGAGGGAAAAAGCCAAAGAAGTAATCCACCGAGAGACTTTTGTCACAAGTAGCTAGAGAAAAGCCAATAACCATCAACAATCAAGTAGGTTGGGAAACGAAGTAATAGTAATAGCACATTGTTTAGTTTTGATCAGTCATAACAGCCTGTAATACATCGGCATGAAAATACAAATTCAAAATGAACGTCATTCAACTGTTTTGCCTATCTTTGTTGATGACAAATATTAATCATAACCAAATAAAGAAGAATCATGAAACAGATAATCAATCCCATTGGGAAGGAAATCAATACTCTAGGTAAGGTGATTGACAACAAGGAACTCATGCTTGTACACCTGCAATTGAAAAGCGGAGAACAAGTTCCCTCACACGACCATAAAGGACAGGAAGTATACTTCACCATAGTGAAAGGAACTGTAGAGGTTACTCTCGACGATACGGAGGTACATCGTATCAGCACAGGTACCGTTCTACATTTCCCCGGAGAAGCCCACGTAAGCGTAAATGCCATAGAAGAGAGTGATTTTTTCGTTTACCTCATCAACAGACAATAATGTTATGGATATGAAAAACATCTGCCGCATGTAGACCTTGATAAACTCGGCAAAATACTCGAGATTAAAGAGGCATACCAACGAGGAGATATTTCATTGGAAGAGGATAGAACCCGAATAAGAGAGCAAGTTGGAAAAATCTACCCTTATGAAATTGCATTGGCAGAACAGAAACTCAAAACCATTGAAGAGGATGAGTGTCGTAAGGAGGATATTCAAAAGATGATTGAGCTATTTGATGAAGTGATGGACACCAGTCGCCCAAATCTTCCTCTCAACCACCCTATCATGTGCTACTACAGAGAGAACGATGAAATGCGTCGCCTTATGCTCTCCATAGAAGATCTTGTACAATATCCGATTATCAAGGACCAGTGGCTTGAATTGTACGACCAAATAGCGGCTTTTAGCACTTACCTTTTGACTGTACTCATCTTCTTCCTCTGGAGGCTCTCTGAGCTAGAGCACCTCTGAGGGAGAGGGCTTAGCACCAAAAGCAAAGTGGTTCATCATACAAAATCTCGGATGAGCCATCCAATTCAATCTAATTCAATCCTATGTGATTTAACTATCTTGTATTCCTTGCTAATGATCAACATATAGGCATACGCACCCAGGCTCGTTGCCACAATAAAGGAGTAATTAACATGCTTTGTAAATCTCTGAAGCTTGTAGATCTCTGCTAGAAGTACTCCATCCATAAGGTAAGAGAAGAAAAGGCAGTACTTACTACTGCTTGACAACTTTCTGAAGTTACTATCAAGGATATCTGAATGAAAATCACCTCGGTAGAAGCCTTGCCTTTTTATCAGCATTTCCTTTTGTTCCTGAGTTTCAGCCACAGGGATATAGAAGAAGGAGTCTAGATCGTAAATAATGCTTGAAACTGCAATGCTATCTCTATCCACATTTAGATCTCTTGAAATGTAATCAAGGACATTGTTATACAGAGCTATACTGTCATTCGCTTGGCATTTTACATAACCAGAAAAAGAAAATAACACGACAATATATAGCAGGAGTCTTTTCATCATTTCGGAGTTTCAATTCTTATCTGTTTTGAATCGTCACATGGATTATCACCTCTTTTAATATCCTCAAGAGAACTTGAGTCAAAAGCAATAAAACTGACGCATCCGTAAAATCTGCGGGATCTAGGGGCCTCGCTAAGAAATCTAGACTTTCTGCCCCTCGCTCCCCACACATTTCACTAACCCAAAGGTAGTAAATCTTTCACTCAATCGAGGAGCTCTCAGCAGTGTCATCCGCATGGCACTATAGTTCCCTACCCATGGCACTGGAGTTTCCTGCCTATGGCACTGGAGTTTCCTACCTATGAAACTGGAGTTTCTCACCTAGGACACTAAAATGCGCTAACGAAATCGGAGCGTTAAGAGCGAATTTCTGTATCTTTGTAAGCGAATGAGTGGTGGGCGGACTCGTCAAGAGCTTCGCAACACCTATCCTATAGTATACCAGTTATGGATCTACATTACGAAGACATACGACGTGACTACGGCCGCAGGAGCCTCAGTCGTAAGGATCTGACGGACGATCCCTTTGAACTAGTTAGGCTGTGGCTTCAAGAGGCGGTGGACGATCCCAAGGTCCTAGAGCCTACAGCAGTGCTAGTCTGCACCAGTACGCCCGATGGACACCCTAGTTCGCGGACTGTACTGCTCAAGGAGCTCCTCGGTGAGGAGTTTATCTTCTACAGCAACTACGAGAGCCGTAAGGGCCAGCAGATGGCTGCTAACCCACACGTCAGCCTCACCTTCCTCTGGCACGAGCTGGAGCGACAGATACATGTCGAGGGCACGGTGCGGCACCTAGAGCCTGAGATCAGTGATCAGTACTTCGCCACACGTCCCTACAAGAGCCGTGTCGGTGCTCGCATATCGCCTCAGAGCCACCCGATACCTGACCGCAACTACATTTACACACACTTTGTCACGGAGGCCGCTAAGTTTGCCCTGCAGACTGTGCCTCGCCCCGACAACTGGGGGGGCTTTGCCGTATTGCCTAGTCGCATAGAGTTTTGGCAGGGCCGGCCTAGTCGTCTGCACGACCGCTTCCTCTATGAGCGTCAGGAAGACAATTCGTGGCTTATCAATCGTCTGGCACCTTAGTGCTTATGAACGCAACTAAACCTGTACTCCTAGCTATCGATACCGCCCTACAGGGGTGTAGCGTCGCTGTGACCGACAGCAAGCAGATACTATATAATAAGGTATACCAAGAGACCGAGATATCTAATGCGGTGCTCATCGGACGCTACACTCAGGAGGCTATCTCCTGGTGCCAAGAGCAGGGCTACCAGATAGCCGCCATAGCGACGACCGATGGGCCGGGCTCCTACACGGGGCTGCGCATAGGTGCTGCACTGGCTAAGGGACTAGCCTTCGGGCGGAGCATCCCGCTCATTGCCGTCTCCACGCTTCAGCTCCTACTGACGGGTTTGCCGAGCTTCGCTGGTGAAACCATCGCGCTACTCGATGCGGGGCATGGAAACGCTTATCAGCAAACTTTCGACGCTGAGGGGGCTCCCCGTGACAAAGCGATTTTTGTCACCATCTCTTCTGAGTGGCACGCACCCACCGAGAGCCGCATCGTCTATGTCGGTTCGCTGCCCGTAAAGGGTCCCGCCATCGCTCCGCCAACGGCCGAAACGCTCGCCACCGTGGCGCGCAACTACTGGCAGGAGGAGCGATACGTCGACACCGCCTACTGGGAGCCAAACTATGTCAAGCCCTACAAGGCAGTCGTAGGACAAAACAAAGTCCTCGAGCGACTCAAACTATCTAAACAAGCATAAACCACAACTACGACCTAACTATGATCAAAGATATCATCGTACTTGCCAAGCAAGTCCCCGACACACGTAATGTCGGCAAAGATGCTATGAAGGCTGACGGCACTGTGAACCGTGCCGCCCTCGACGCTATCTTTAACCCCGAGGATCTAAACGCGCTCGAGCAGGCGCTCCGTATCAAGGAGCAGAATCCAGACTGCCGTGTCTCCATACTCACCATGGGTCCTCCCCGTGCTGCTGAGATCATCCGTGAGGCACTCTATCGTGGCGCTGACCACGGTTACCTGCTGACCGATAGAGCTTTCGCTGGGGCTGATACGCTTGCCACGAGCTACGCTTTGGCCTGCGCTATACGTCATATCTACAAGGGCGGACTGCCCGACCTCATCCTCGGTGGCCGACAGGCTATCGATGGCGACACCGCTCAGGTGGGACCACAGGTGGGTGAGAAGCTCGGCATCAACGTGGTCACCTACTGCGAGCAGATAGACCAGATCGAGGGCGACCAGCTCACCATCACCCGCCGTCTGGAGCATGGCGTGGAGACGGTACGTGCGCACAAGCCACTCCTGCTGACAGTCACGGGCAGCGCAGCTCCCTGTCGCCTGCGCAATGCTAAGCGTGTACAGAAGTACAAGTATGCCGCCTCGTCTCTAGAGCTAGACGCACTGCCCGAGACCTGGCGCAAGCGTCTCGAGAGCAACCCCGAGGAGCTGACGATCGACATCTTGACGGCTGAGAGCACTGGCGCAGATATCGCTCAGTGCGGTCTCTCGGGCTCTCCGACGAAGGTCAAGAGTATCGAGAGCGTCGTCTTTAAGGCTAAGGAGGTGATGCACCTCTCCAGCAGCGATGCCGATCTAGAGACTTTGATACAAACCCTATTAGCAAACCACACCATCGGCTGAAAGAGTGCCGCTTTTGCACACCCATATAATAAGACAGACTATGAACAATCTATTCGTATACCTAGAGATCGAAGATGGGAGCGTACACGACGTCAGCCTAGAGCTACTCACCAAGGGGCGCTCACTGGCCAACCAGCTGGGCGTGGCACTAGAGGCGATAGCTATCACCGACCGCGCTGAGGGGATCGCCGACACGGTCATGCCATACGGCGTAGACAAGCTACACCTCTTCGTAGACCCTCGTCTGGAGCATTACCAGACGCTACCACACGCAAGCATCGTCATCAAGCTATTCCAGCAGGAGAAGCCACAGATCTGCCTCCTCGGTGCGACAACCATAGGACGTGACCTGGGTCCTCGCGTCTCCTCGTCACTGGGCAGCGGACTAACTGCTGACTGTACCTCTCTGGAGATCGGAGATCATACGGAGAAAGGCAAGGAGTTCAAGAATCTCCTTTACCAGATCCGCCCAGCTTTCGGTGGTAACATCGTAGCAACGATTGTCAACCCTGAGCATCGTCCACAGATGGCGACGGTACGCCCAGGTGTAATGAAGAAGGAGATCTACAAAGCTGACCACAAGGGCGAAGTGATCAACCATTCGGTGGCTGACTTCGTTCGTGACGAGGACTTTGTCATCGAGATCATCGACCGCCACGTGGCCAAGAGCAAGATCAACCTAGGCGGAGCCCCGATCATCGTATCGGGTGGCTACGGTGTCGGTAGTGCTGAGAGCTTTGAACTGCTTCACGAGCTGGCCGAGCTCCTTGGCGGAGAGGTAGGTGCTACGCGTGCAGCCGTCGATGCGGGCTTTACCGAGCATGAGCGACAGATAGGACAGACCGGTGTGACCGTACGTCCTAAGCTATACATCGCCTGCGGTATCAGCGGACAGATACAGCATGTGGCTGGTATGCAGGAGAGCTCGATGATCATCTCTATCAATACGGACCCCGACGCTCCGATCAACACAATCGCTGACTACGTCATCACGGGGCGTATCGAGGAGGTTATCCCCAAGCTCATCAAGTACTATAAGCAAAACTCTAAGTAAATCCCCCTAGACGACAGAATCATGGCTAATTTCTATACAGACAATCCACATATACAGTACCACCTCCAGCATCCGCTCATGGAGCGCATTGCACGACTTAAGGAGCGTGACTATGCCGATGCTGACCAGTATGACTATGCCCCCTCAGACTATGCCGATGCGCTGGATAGCTACCAGCGTGTACTAGAGATAGTCGGTGAGGTGTGTGGCGAGGTGATAGCTCCCAATGCGGCCGAGGTGGACCTGACGGGACCAACGCTCCACGAGGGACGCGTCTCTTACGATCCGCTCACAGCGCAAAACCTCGACACGGTACGACAGACCGGTCTCATGGGTATGGCACTTCCCCGTCGCTACGGAGGTCTCAACATGCCGATCACTCCTTATATTATGGCTGCCGATATGGTCTCACGTGCTGACGCGGGCTTTGAGAACCTCTGGGGACTACAAGACTGCGCCGAGACGCTTTACGAGTTTGGCTCTGAGGATCAGCGTGAGCGTTTCCTACCCCGTGTCTGCGCCGGCGAAACGATGTCTATGGACTTGACCGAGCCGGATGCCGGTAGTGACCTGCAGGCGGTCATGCTCAAGGCTACTTACAACGAGGCTGACCAGCAGTGGTACCTCAACGGCGTCAAGCGCTTTATCACCAATGGCGACTCAGACATTCACCTCGTACTAGCACGTAGTGAGGAGGGGACCAAGGATGCACGTGGTCTCTCCATGTTTATCTATGACGCTAAGAAGGGGGGCGTGACCGTCCGCCGCATAGAGAACAAGATGGGTATCAAGGGTGTCCCCACCTGCGAGCTTGTCTTTAAGGATGCTCCGGCTGAGCTCTGTGGTGAGCGTCGTCTAGGACTCATTCGCTACGTCATGTCTCTGATGAATGGAGCTCGTCTAGGCATCATGGCGCAAGCTGTCGGTATCTCTGAGGCTGCCTATCGTGAGGCTAAGGCTTACGCTGCTGACCGTCATCAGTATGGGCACGCTATCGACAAGTTCCCCGCTGTCTATGAGATGCTAGCCCTCATACGTGCTAAGGCTGATGCGACCCGTGCGCATCTCTACGAGACGAGTCGCTTCGTGGATATGTACAAGGCTTACGACGACATAGCGCGTGAGCGCAAGCTTACTCCCGAGGAGCGCAAGGAGCAGAAGTATTACAGCCGTTTGGCTGACGCTTATACGCCCATTGGCAAAGGTATGAGCACCGAGCTAGCCAACCAAAATGTCTACGACTGCATCCAGATATACGGTGGCTCAGGC
The sequence above is a segment of the Porphyromonas vaginalis genome. Coding sequences within it:
- a CDS encoding acyl-CoA dehydrogenase family protein, which codes for MANFYTDNPHIQYHLQHPLMERIARLKERDYADADQYDYAPSDYADALDSYQRVLEIVGEVCGEVIAPNAAEVDLTGPTLHEGRVSYDPLTAQNLDTVRQTGLMGMALPRRYGGLNMPITPYIMAADMVSRADAGFENLWGLQDCAETLYEFGSEDQRERFLPRVCAGETMSMDLTEPDAGSDLQAVMLKATYNEADQQWYLNGVKRFITNGDSDIHLVLARSEEGTKDARGLSMFIYDAKKGGVTVRRIENKMGIKGVPTCELVFKDAPAELCGERRLGLIRYVMSLMNGARLGIMAQAVGISEAAYREAKAYAADRHQYGHAIDKFPAVYEMLALIRAKADATRAHLYETSRFVDMYKAYDDIARERKLTPEERKEQKYYSRLADAYTPIGKGMSTELANQNVYDCIQIYGGSGYMKDYTCERLYRDVRITNIYEGTTQLQVVAAIRHVTTGTYFARLEEYQQVAVSPEWQETKELLATWIERAKACTELVTEAKDQTLLDYHARRLVEMCGHCIFAHLLLIAAQERPDLYEHSTHVYVQYASGEMDKCEGQIRRFDPKQLQHYAVQTSTSATEA